In a single window of the Candidatus Krumholzibacteriia bacterium genome:
- a CDS encoding UvrD-helicase domain-containing protein, giving the protein MESPWEQLKKELNPEQREAVFSSAPHCLVLAGPGTGKTRTLVNRIVYLASMEGVPADEILALTFTRKAAKVMVDRLSGYLGKESSAIAAGTFHHFGLHLLRENPEQAGIAPGFVLADENRQIQILRMAWERLGISSRNPEPKELRAMLGLFGMHRADPGKADLSSLKRELFEEYQRSLRREQAIDFDDILFLSRTLLQESPELLEKTRMRWSRVLVDEFQDTDALQYQLLKLLLAEKSSSFLVADDQQSIYSWRGADRRNLESYRQDYQPLEIVLHENYRNRERILSAASRLLNAGKGKARTLSSSATGKGDFHLESFDSEAKEAEFLISDIRQARLRDSSLLWNDIAILYPKHSIGEYLEGRLMSERIPAELVSGRALLDQDRIRRSVAMLRLLRNRNDEEAWEVLLRDRLGEGAFSLFREVSRSTGSSYLKALQAIRSQRDALRSLSRRWSDFQKGSADLTDDRFLEQAGQVFPDSLQLPGLLPEREIESGSRDSLLSAGDRLESLSRISWKLDQLIGQISNLRTGQKGKTLEQLLREVLLLFEDSQRDPLPGSPHDHEGLDELLREFRTLLVGGKRVGISSGDGTLDRVLADMLRQGMEPWYRRSITEGRKEENCLLLDFEKEQLSLETGSRSYPVRGEDPRILLFRLYQLWRSSEFRPLRDFVVFDLETTGLDTKTCEIIEIAGIRYEDGREVGRFESLVKCKSPVPPASTKIHGITDEMLLDAPALKEALRDFSRFAGERDLIAHNGSSYDFPIYQRTLAECGLERPRQSLFDTVILARSLFPKQRNSLEHLNERFGIEAKARHRALDDCRCLAEAFEQMQKLSLKELARRSGREALPALALSLILPPRKDTSQSEGDTRDLFRQGVRRLLSSGNELLDRMLGEDERTSMEEVLLKSSGLEKEAPELFRGRRSEEDRILSLVPRFDELFLGDSLASFLDFLALYQAADLAEGKDAVQLMTIHAAKGLEFRRVYIVGLEENVLPGYYALRSQDPEEVEEERRLLYVAMTRAAESLTLSRVAIRDGFQQDPSRFLESFNEVHQ; this is encoded by the coding sequence ATGGAAAGTCCCTGGGAACAACTGAAGAAGGAACTGAACCCCGAACAGCGAGAGGCAGTCTTTAGCAGCGCTCCTCACTGTCTGGTTCTGGCCGGCCCCGGAACGGGGAAGACCCGGACTCTGGTCAACCGGATCGTTTATCTGGCCAGCATGGAAGGCGTCCCTGCCGATGAAATCCTCGCGCTGACCTTCACTCGCAAGGCTGCAAAGGTCATGGTGGACCGCCTGTCAGGCTATCTCGGAAAAGAGTCTTCCGCCATCGCCGCAGGTACCTTCCATCATTTTGGACTTCATCTTCTGAGGGAGAATCCGGAACAGGCCGGAATTGCCCCAGGTTTTGTGCTGGCCGACGAGAACCGCCAGATCCAGATCTTGCGCATGGCTTGGGAGCGGCTTGGGATCTCATCCCGAAACCCGGAGCCCAAGGAACTGAGGGCCATGCTGGGTCTCTTTGGAATGCACCGGGCTGATCCCGGGAAAGCGGATCTCAGTTCACTAAAGAGAGAGCTTTTCGAAGAGTACCAGCGTTCTCTTCGCAGAGAGCAGGCTATCGACTTCGATGACATTCTCTTCCTCAGTCGGACCCTGCTTCAGGAATCACCGGAACTTCTCGAGAAGACCCGGATGCGTTGGAGCAGAGTCCTGGTCGATGAGTTCCAGGACACCGATGCTCTTCAATACCAACTGCTGAAACTGCTTCTTGCGGAAAAGAGCAGCAGCTTTCTTGTCGCGGACGACCAACAGAGCATCTACTCCTGGAGAGGGGCTGATCGCAGAAACCTGGAGAGCTACCGACAGGACTACCAGCCTCTGGAGATTGTTCTTCATGAGAACTACCGAAATCGGGAGAGGATTCTGAGTGCAGCTTCCCGGCTTCTCAATGCGGGGAAGGGGAAGGCCCGGACTCTGAGCAGTAGTGCCACAGGAAAGGGCGACTTCCATCTGGAGAGTTTTGATAGCGAAGCCAAAGAAGCCGAGTTCCTGATCTCCGACATCCGTCAAGCCCGCCTTCGCGACAGTTCCCTGCTCTGGAATGACATTGCGATTCTCTATCCCAAGCACTCGATCGGAGAGTATCTGGAAGGGCGCCTCATGTCCGAACGCATCCCCGCAGAACTGGTCTCGGGGCGCGCACTTCTTGACCAGGATCGAATCCGGAGAAGCGTTGCCATGCTCCGTCTTCTTCGGAACAGGAATGACGAGGAGGCTTGGGAAGTGCTTCTTCGGGACCGCCTCGGAGAAGGAGCCTTTTCCCTTTTTCGTGAAGTCTCCCGGTCCACCGGGAGCAGTTACCTGAAAGCCCTGCAGGCGATCCGAAGCCAGAGGGACGCGCTTCGCAGTCTTTCCCGGCGCTGGTCTGATTTCCAGAAAGGATCTGCGGATCTCACTGATGACCGGTTCCTGGAGCAGGCGGGGCAGGTTTTTCCAGACAGCCTTCAACTTCCCGGCCTTCTTCCGGAAAGAGAGATCGAGTCCGGAAGCAGGGACAGTCTGCTTTCGGCAGGGGATCGTCTGGAATCCCTGAGCCGGATCTCCTGGAAGCTGGATCAGTTGATCGGGCAGATCAGCAATCTCCGCACCGGTCAAAAAGGAAAAACGCTGGAGCAACTTCTTCGGGAAGTTCTCCTGCTCTTTGAGGATAGCCAGCGGGATCCTCTCCCGGGAAGCCCCCATGACCATGAGGGCCTCGATGAGCTTCTTCGGGAGTTCCGTACTCTGCTTGTGGGGGGAAAGAGGGTCGGCATTTCCTCAGGGGATGGCACTCTTGACCGGGTTCTTGCGGACATGCTTCGTCAGGGAATGGAACCCTGGTATCGCAGATCCATTACAGAGGGCCGGAAAGAGGAGAATTGCCTTCTCCTGGATTTTGAGAAGGAGCAACTCTCACTGGAAACGGGCTCCCGAAGCTACCCGGTCAGGGGAGAGGATCCGCGGATTCTGCTTTTTCGTCTGTATCAACTTTGGAGGAGTTCGGAGTTCCGGCCTCTTAGGGACTTTGTCGTCTTTGATTTGGAGACCACAGGTCTGGATACGAAGACCTGTGAGATTATCGAGATTGCGGGCATTCGCTATGAAGACGGAAGAGAGGTGGGCCGCTTTGAGTCTCTGGTGAAGTGTAAATCTCCGGTCCCACCCGCTTCCACCAAAATCCATGGCATTACCGATGAGATGCTCCTCGATGCTCCGGCACTGAAGGAGGCCCTCCGGGACTTCTCTCGTTTTGCAGGAGAGAGAGACCTGATTGCTCACAATGGCTCCAGTTATGATTTTCCGATCTACCAGCGAACGCTCGCGGAATGCGGGCTGGAACGACCCAGGCAGTCTCTCTTTGACACGGTCATTCTTGCCAGGTCGCTCTTTCCGAAACAGCGCAACAGCCTGGAGCATCTGAATGAGCGTTTCGGCATTGAGGCCAAGGCCCGCCACCGGGCCCTCGATGACTGTCGCTGCCTTGCAGAAGCCTTCGAGCAGATGCAGAAACTGAGTTTGAAGGAACTTGCGCGACGGTCCGGGCGGGAAGCTCTTCCGGCTCTGGCCCTGTCTCTGATCCTCCCTCCCCGGAAAGACACTTCCCAGTCTGAGGGAGACACCCGGGATCTGTTCCGTCAGGGAGTGCGGCGCCTTCTCTCCAGCGGGAATGAATTGCTCGACCGCATGCTCGGAGAAGATGAGAGAACGAGCATGGAGGAAGTTCTTCTCAAGAGCAGCGGATTGGAAAAAGAGGCTCCGGAACTTTTCCGTGGCAGGCGAAGCGAGGAGGATCGAATTCTCTCGCTGGTTCCCCGCTTCGATGAGTTATTCCTCGGGGATTCTCTTGCCAGCTTTCTGGACTTTCTGGCTCTCTACCAGGCCGCAGACCTGGCAGAGGGGAAAGACGCGGTTCAGTTGATGACAATCCATGCGGCAAAGGGTCTCGAGTTTCGGCGTGTGTACATCGTCGGTCTTGAAGAGAATGTCCTTCCCGGTTATTACGCTCTCCGAAGTCAGGACCCCGAAGAGGTTGAGGAGGAAAGGCGGCTTCTCTATGTCGCCATGACCCGTGCGGCTGAGTCCCTGACCCTGAGCAGGGTTGCCATAAGAGATGGCTTCCAGCAGGATCCCAGTCGCTTTCTGGAATCTTTCAACGAGGTTCACCAGTGA
- a CDS encoding RNA methyltransferase: MWKDRPASPEGPRSPVAALLDNIRSAFNVGDMFRSADALRLGHLYLAGITAFPPNSKLEKTALGSTDSVPWSHHLRVFDAAEQIRSDGYQLVAIEMTPSSQSLFEWPGLEKPCFVFGHEVLGVDRELLRQADAVLHLPMMGMKNSLNVSSSFAVTLYHFLDRFGQLPSGSPELTEHYLPNRREE; encoded by the coding sequence ATGTGGAAGGATCGTCCCGCCTCCCCCGAAGGGCCGAGAAGCCCGGTCGCAGCCTTGCTGGACAATATCCGGAGTGCTTTCAATGTCGGCGACATGTTCCGCAGCGCCGATGCCCTGCGCCTGGGCCATCTCTATCTTGCCGGCATCACGGCCTTCCCCCCCAACAGCAAGTTGGAGAAGACCGCTCTCGGTTCCACCGACAGCGTCCCCTGGAGCCACCACCTCCGGGTCTTTGACGCCGCGGAGCAGATTCGCAGCGACGGATACCAGTTGGTCGCCATCGAGATGACCCCTTCCAGCCAGTCTCTCTTTGAGTGGCCAGGGCTGGAGAAACCCTGCTTTGTCTTTGGACACGAGGTCCTCGGAGTGGACCGGGAACTGCTTCGCCAGGCCGATGCCGTGCTGCACCTGCCCATGATGGGCATGAAGAACAGCCTGAATGTATCTTCCAGTTTCGCCGTTACCCTCTATCATTTTCTGGACAGATTCGGTCAACTCCCCTCCGGTTCGCCGGAACTGACTGAACACTATCTCCCCAACCGGCGGGAAGAATAG
- a CDS encoding molybdenum cofactor guanylyltransferase — protein sequence MRCYLLCGGLSRRMGHDKALLPHPSGGTLLEKQAGLLESLGGPVFLLSGNGSRYPALGYPEIPDVQKEAGPLGGILAALRDAGDEEALILAVDLPFLSEDSLRLILDGKARADATLASIDGEAQPVAGLWRASARPALEEALRSGNWKLHDVLCKLELCLVDLPEKELENWNEPGDL from the coding sequence TTGCGCTGCTATCTGCTCTGCGGAGGATTGAGTCGGAGAATGGGTCATGACAAGGCTCTTCTCCCCCATCCTTCCGGGGGGACCTTGCTGGAAAAACAGGCCGGGCTACTCGAGTCTCTCGGTGGCCCGGTCTTTTTACTCAGCGGAAACGGAAGCCGCTATCCAGCTCTCGGCTACCCGGAAATCCCCGATGTTCAAAAGGAAGCGGGGCCTCTGGGCGGTATTCTGGCAGCCTTGCGGGACGCTGGCGACGAGGAGGCCCTGATCCTCGCCGTGGACCTGCCCTTCCTTTCGGAAGACTCACTTCGACTGATTCTCGACGGCAAGGCCCGGGCCGATGCCACCCTCGCCTCCATCGACGGGGAGGCCCAGCCGGTGGCGGGACTCTGGCGTGCCTCGGCAAGACCCGCTCTGGAAGAAGCCTTGAGATCGGGAAACTGGAAACTCCACGATGTTCTCTGCAAACTGGAGCTTTGCCTTGTCGATCTGCCAGAGAAGGAACTGGAAAACTGGAACGAGCCCGGGGATCTATAG
- a CDS encoding exodeoxyribonuclease III gives MRIESWNVNGIRAVERKEEIQWFRKPGGPDILCLQETKAHPDQLEEELRAPEGWTSHFASAEKKGYSGVVTFVRDGLPLKGVEAGLGIERFDREGRVICTDFGDFLLYNIYFPNGKASEERLSFKMDFYEEFQKLVNRKVKEGRKVLVCGDVNTAHRPIDLSRPKENGGTSGFLPEERAWIDRFLESGWRDSFREIRGEETGQYSWWSLRSGARARNIGWRIDYFFLSDNLLGKLKDAWIRPEQMGSDHCPVGVELNL, from the coding sequence ATGAGGATTGAAAGCTGGAATGTCAACGGGATCCGGGCCGTCGAGCGCAAGGAAGAGATTCAGTGGTTTCGCAAGCCCGGCGGCCCGGACATTCTCTGTCTGCAGGAGACCAAGGCTCACCCGGATCAGTTGGAGGAAGAACTGAGGGCGCCGGAGGGCTGGACCTCACACTTTGCCTCTGCGGAAAAGAAAGGCTATTCCGGTGTGGTCACCTTTGTCCGGGACGGACTCCCTCTAAAGGGCGTGGAAGCCGGACTGGGCATCGAACGCTTTGACCGGGAGGGCCGTGTAATCTGCACGGACTTCGGGGACTTCCTTCTCTACAATATCTACTTCCCCAACGGGAAGGCCTCTGAAGAACGCCTGAGCTTCAAGATGGATTTCTACGAGGAGTTTCAGAAGCTCGTGAACCGGAAAGTCAAGGAGGGCCGAAAGGTCCTGGTCTGTGGCGATGTGAACACGGCCCACCGACCCATCGATCTTTCTCGCCCGAAAGAAAATGGGGGGACCAGCGGATTTTTGCCGGAGGAGCGAGCCTGGATCGACCGCTTTCTTGAATCCGGCTGGCGGGACAGTTTCCGGGAGATTCGCGGGGAGGAAACAGGGCAGTACAGTTGGTGGAGTCTCCGAAGTGGTGCGCGCGCGAGGAACATCGGCTGGCGCATCGACTATTTCTTCCTTAGTGATAACCTTCTCGGCAAACTGAAGGATGCCTGGATTCGTCCCGAGCAGATGGGAAGCGACCACTGTCCGGTAGGAGTCGAACTGAATCTATAG
- a CDS encoding NYN domain-containing protein, with product MSEVWIDAFNVMHRMEELRPLLDQGSVEGRREARLELQRLLIPLLSRDRKRWTLVVDGSRYGQEIAPGPLHIQYAPSADDWMIESLRKRKKPDEILLVSSDQKDIAGPARQLGARVMSAEELIARIRKNRRGKAVEEKPQRISSEEVDYWLEQFGAGDGPSGNEANGDKNHGSRDED from the coding sequence ATGAGTGAGGTCTGGATCGATGCCTTCAATGTGATGCATCGCATGGAAGAGCTTCGACCGCTTCTCGACCAGGGAAGCGTGGAAGGACGAAGAGAAGCACGCCTGGAATTACAGCGACTGCTGATTCCCCTGCTCAGTCGTGACCGCAAGAGGTGGACCCTGGTGGTGGACGGTTCCCGTTACGGGCAGGAGATAGCGCCGGGACCTTTGCATATTCAGTATGCTCCCAGCGCGGATGACTGGATGATCGAATCTCTCCGGAAGCGGAAGAAGCCGGATGAGATCCTGCTTGTGTCCAGTGACCAGAAGGACATTGCCGGCCCTGCTCGCCAACTGGGAGCCCGAGTGATGAGCGCCGAGGAACTGATTGCCAGAATCAGAAAGAATAGAAGAGGAAAGGCAGTGGAAGAGAAGCCGCAGAGGATCAGTTCCGAGGAAGTGGATTACTGGCTGGAACAGTTCGGCGCGGGAGACGGCCCCTCGGGGAATGAAGCAAACGGGGACAAGAATCACGGGAGCCGCGATGAGGATTGA
- the acpS gene encoding holo-ACP synthase — protein MILGTGIDLASPSRLQEAHARRGPSLLQRLFTPAEIADCQRHRNPWPGFAARFAAKEAFLKALGTGLRKGLAWKQMEVRKDDLGRPYLHCTGTAAELLQDLGARKIHLSLSHLEDLGIAQVVLEGHE, from the coding sequence ATGATTCTCGGAACCGGCATAGATCTGGCCTCCCCGAGCAGATTGCAGGAGGCGCATGCTCGCAGGGGGCCGTCCCTGTTGCAGAGACTCTTTACGCCCGCCGAGATTGCTGACTGCCAGAGGCACCGGAATCCCTGGCCCGGTTTTGCGGCTCGATTTGCCGCCAAGGAAGCCTTCCTCAAAGCCCTGGGAACCGGGCTTCGCAAGGGACTTGCCTGGAAGCAAATGGAAGTGCGGAAGGATGATCTGGGACGCCCTTATCTCCACTGCACCGGGACGGCTGCTGAGCTTCTTCAGGACCTCGGGGCACGAAAAATCCATCTTTCTCTCAGTCATCTTGAGGATCTTGGCATTGCCCAGGTAGTTCTGGAGGGCCATGAGTGA
- a CDS encoding leucyl aminopeptidase → MRISIKAQAGLKEFENFVVLESKEGENFSGRSLPERKRIAGIRELGDFTGEAGKSHLFYGSKSSRWLLVGLGNKAPFLPEDWRKAADQAQRAYSSLGIKKATLLLSEEADIFELVTGLILSGYSYDRFRSRKDHGKRLSTVTILMPASVNLKQANALRRKAEAHAKGTLLARDLLCAPGNLATPTYLAETAKAIAEKSGGRIETRLKDRKALEEGGFTAHLAVARGSDEEPWLVEMDYNSEAEKTLVLVGKGLTFDSGGISLKPGAGMEDMKYDMGGAAAVLGVFEALAKLDLPLRIIGLVATCENMPSGRAYKPGDIVTSRSGKTIEVINTDAEGRVVLADALDYAKEFKPDFMIDLATLTGACVIALGGLTAGMLCNKKGEAFRDAMIESGGKTGERVWPLPMFEEYGEQIRSKVADVRNTGGRAAGTITAGKFLQTFADHSPWMHLDIAGVTWRDSDRAYIPKGGNGFGVRLLLDFIENAEL, encoded by the coding sequence GTGAGGATTAGTATCAAGGCGCAGGCCGGGTTGAAGGAATTTGAGAACTTTGTGGTTCTGGAAAGCAAAGAGGGGGAGAACTTCTCAGGGAGAAGCTTGCCCGAGAGGAAGCGGATTGCCGGAATCCGGGAGCTGGGAGATTTCACCGGAGAGGCCGGCAAGAGCCACCTCTTTTATGGGAGTAAGTCCTCCCGATGGCTTCTCGTGGGTCTGGGGAACAAGGCACCTTTTCTTCCGGAAGACTGGCGGAAGGCTGCTGATCAAGCCCAGCGGGCCTATTCTTCCCTTGGTATCAAGAAGGCCACCCTCCTGCTTTCCGAAGAGGCGGACATTTTTGAACTCGTCACGGGGCTTATTCTTTCCGGCTACAGCTATGACCGTTTCCGCAGTCGCAAGGACCATGGGAAGCGGCTTTCCACGGTGACGATTCTCATGCCTGCGAGTGTCAATCTCAAACAGGCGAATGCCCTGCGCCGCAAGGCGGAAGCTCATGCGAAGGGGACTCTGCTGGCTCGTGACCTGCTGTGTGCGCCGGGGAACCTGGCCACACCGACCTATCTTGCCGAAACTGCAAAGGCCATCGCAGAGAAGTCGGGAGGAAGGATCGAAACCCGTCTCAAGGATCGCAAGGCTCTGGAAGAGGGAGGCTTCACCGCTCATCTTGCGGTTGCCCGGGGAAGCGACGAGGAGCCTTGGCTTGTCGAGATGGACTACAATTCCGAAGCGGAGAAGACTCTCGTGCTGGTCGGAAAAGGCCTGACTTTCGACAGCGGCGGAATCTCGCTCAAGCCCGGCGCAGGCATGGAAGACATGAAGTACGACATGGGCGGTGCTGCTGCTGTGCTGGGTGTCTTCGAGGCCCTGGCAAAGCTCGACCTTCCCCTGCGCATCATCGGCCTGGTGGCCACCTGCGAAAACATGCCCAGCGGGCGTGCCTACAAGCCCGGCGATATTGTGACTTCCCGTAGCGGGAAGACCATCGAGGTGATCAATACCGATGCCGAAGGCCGCGTGGTGCTGGCCGATGCACTCGATTATGCGAAGGAGTTCAAGCCGGACTTCATGATTGATCTGGCCACGCTCACCGGAGCCTGCGTTATTGCTCTTGGAGGACTGACGGCGGGCATGCTCTGCAACAAGAAGGGGGAGGCCTTCCGGGATGCGATGATCGAGAGCGGAGGAAAGACCGGAGAGAGGGTCTGGCCGCTTCCCATGTTCGAGGAATATGGAGAGCAGATCCGGAGCAAAGTGGCTGATGTAAGAAACACCGGCGGCCGCGCGGCGGGAACGATCACCGCCGGGAAGTTCCTGCAGACCTTCGCCGATCACAGTCCCTGGATGCACCTGGACATCGCCGGAGTCACCTGGAGAGATAGCGATCGGGCCTATATTCCCAAGGGTGGAAACGGTTTTGGGGTTCGCCTGCTACTGGATTTCATTGAAAATGCAGAGCTTTAG
- a CDS encoding molybdenum cofactor biosynthesis protein MoaE, with the protein MFEVTRDPLELQSLLDLVKDPSHGAVLGFLGVVRDHSGDREVEALDYSAYREMAEEKMQEIARDLQEEYGPLCIVARHRIGVLRVGEASLALAVGAPHRKEALLAIQVFIDRLKEIVPIWKKDIPAKEEKRED; encoded by the coding sequence ATGTTTGAGGTCACCCGCGATCCCCTGGAGCTGCAGAGCCTTCTTGACCTTGTGAAGGATCCCTCTCATGGTGCCGTTCTCGGTTTTCTCGGCGTGGTTCGGGATCACAGTGGAGATCGGGAAGTCGAGGCTCTCGACTACAGTGCCTATCGCGAAATGGCCGAGGAGAAGATGCAGGAAATCGCTCGAGACCTACAAGAGGAGTACGGGCCGCTTTGCATTGTGGCCCGTCACCGGATTGGAGTTCTCCGGGTGGGAGAGGCCTCGCTGGCTCTTGCCGTGGGAGCACCCCACCGAAAAGAGGCTCTTCTGGCGATACAGGTTTTCATAGACCGCCTGAAGGAAATCGTGCCAATCTGGAAGAAAGACATCCCCGCAAAGGAGGAGAAGCGTGAGGATTAG
- a CDS encoding MoaD/ThiS family protein produces the protein MRLLFFGEIAEALGCDEREVEPFPRVSDLWKRLCEESPELKTLSGSLLVAVNRDYVKLDHSLKDEDEVAFFPPVSGG, from the coding sequence CTGCGACTTCTCTTTTTCGGGGAGATTGCCGAAGCCCTCGGCTGTGATGAGCGGGAAGTGGAACCGTTTCCCCGGGTCTCCGACCTTTGGAAGAGGCTTTGCGAGGAATCACCCGAACTGAAGACACTGTCTGGAAGTCTTCTTGTCGCGGTCAATCGGGACTATGTGAAGCTCGACCACTCCCTGAAGGACGAGGACGAAGTGGCCTTCTTCCCTCCAGTGTCGGGGGGATGA
- the ccsA gene encoding cytochrome c biogenesis protein CcsA, with protein MKKTLILIFFSLFLLSPSVYAFPKSEGETDLMSQNTHDHSAHAPMPVNPRMNFLSGASRDRLGSLFVQDFRGRMKPLDTLSREMLMKVTKKSSYEGWEPLDLFLSWTVHPEHWLQEPLIAIRFPGLKELLGLSEDTDHVSAASLMDGQGRYLLGSKVEEALRTADRSRSKLQRKLLIFDERFNLLLMSMQGQTLRIYPVPGDENNTWEGSAEIFSELSGETLEEYRGVETGFHEALRNMNGSGLLVSVSSLADLQEKYGSEVLPSSLSLGSELLLNRWKPFSRVTLPYLGAFILLALAYVISLLRRKGEPWTLKSPLYAIGFLLFAASFFFHLIAYVLRWFASGRAPLSNGYESLIFIAMAVAVAGLIFEWKDRRGILAGLASFLSASVLGVAMMATFDPAIGPLVPVLNSYWLIIHVTVITGSYGFLGLGALMAVTILALHFFKGPDKDFIRQAIRRLNDLHWKVLTTGLGMLSIGTLLGGVWANESWGRYWGWDSKETWSLVTILVYASVVHFRWVKALNRPWTLAAGSFFALSSVLMTYFGVNYLLSGLHSYAGGEAVSLPAWVYYGSAFMLLLLASSRWFDKNRHWEVKS; from the coding sequence ATGAAGAAAACCCTGATCCTCATTTTCTTCTCCCTGTTTCTATTGTCTCCTTCCGTCTATGCGTTTCCAAAGTCGGAGGGGGAAACTGACCTCATGTCGCAAAATACTCACGACCATTCGGCTCATGCGCCCATGCCGGTCAATCCCCGGATGAACTTTCTTTCCGGGGCCTCCCGGGATCGTCTCGGCTCCCTCTTCGTGCAGGACTTCCGGGGCAGGATGAAGCCTCTGGATACCCTGAGTCGTGAGATGCTCATGAAGGTCACCAAGAAGAGCAGCTATGAAGGATGGGAGCCGCTGGATCTCTTCCTCAGTTGGACGGTTCATCCCGAACACTGGTTACAGGAGCCCCTGATTGCGATCCGTTTTCCCGGGCTGAAGGAGCTTCTGGGGCTTTCCGAAGACACGGATCATGTCAGTGCCGCCAGCCTGATGGACGGGCAGGGCCGCTACCTTCTCGGCAGCAAGGTCGAAGAGGCCCTGAGGACGGCCGACCGCTCCCGCAGCAAACTGCAGAGGAAGCTCCTTATCTTTGATGAGCGCTTCAATCTTCTTTTGATGAGCATGCAGGGGCAGACGCTTCGCATCTACCCGGTTCCGGGCGACGAGAACAACACCTGGGAAGGGTCTGCAGAGATCTTTTCTGAACTTTCAGGGGAAACTCTGGAGGAGTACCGGGGAGTGGAGACAGGATTCCATGAAGCTCTCCGGAACATGAATGGTTCGGGCCTGCTGGTTTCGGTCTCCTCGCTAGCGGACCTTCAAGAGAAGTACGGCTCCGAAGTCTTGCCCTCTTCCCTGTCTTTGGGCTCCGAACTCCTGCTCAATCGTTGGAAGCCATTCAGCCGGGTGACGCTTCCCTATCTGGGCGCGTTTATTCTTCTGGCCCTGGCCTATGTCATCAGTCTCTTGCGCAGGAAGGGGGAACCCTGGACCTTGAAGAGCCCGCTCTATGCGATCGGCTTCCTGCTTTTTGCTGCGAGTTTCTTCTTTCACCTTATTGCCTATGTGCTTCGATGGTTTGCTTCCGGGCGCGCGCCCCTGAGCAACGGCTATGAATCCCTGATCTTTATCGCCATGGCGGTTGCGGTAGCGGGATTGATTTTCGAGTGGAAGGATCGTCGGGGAATCCTGGCGGGACTTGCTTCCTTCCTCAGTGCTTCGGTTCTGGGCGTTGCAATGATGGCTACCTTTGATCCTGCCATTGGACCCCTGGTTCCCGTTCTCAATTCCTACTGGCTGATCATTCATGTGACCGTCATTACCGGCAGCTACGGATTCCTCGGTCTGGGCGCACTGATGGCCGTGACCATTCTGGCCCTCCATTTTTTCAAGGGCCCGGACAAGGATTTCATTCGGCAGGCAATTCGCCGTCTGAACGACCTGCACTGGAAGGTCCTGACCACAGGTCTTGGCATGCTCAGCATCGGAACATTGCTGGGCGGAGTCTGGGCGAATGAATCCTGGGGCCGTTACTGGGGTTGGGATTCCAAGGAGACCTGGAGCCTGGTGACCATCCTGGTCTATGCCTCCGTGGTGCACTTCCGCTGGGTAAAGGCCCTCAATCGCCCCTGGACTCTGGCTGCAGGAAGTTTCTTTGCCCTGTCTTCTGTTCTGATGACCTACTTCGGCGTGAACTACCTGCTCTCCGGCTTGCATTCCTATGCAGGGGGAGAGGCCGTGAGCCTGCCCGCCTGGGTGTACTACGGATCGGCCTTCATGCTTCTCCTTCTGGCCAGCTCCCGCTGGTTTGACAAGAACCGTCACTGGGAGGTCAAGTCCTGA